The Punica granatum isolate Tunisia-2019 chromosome 4, ASM765513v2, whole genome shotgun sequence genome has a window encoding:
- the LOC116203689 gene encoding secretory carrier-associated membrane protein 3-like isoform X1 gives MAGRYDNPFEEEEVNPFSQDPAVRTKTSSKYGGGSLYTSSAASAPPASNSRLSPLPPEPADFYDRNATVDIPLDTSGSNYQDLKRKEKELQAKEADLKRREQEVRRREEAAARAGIVLEEKNWPPFFPIIHHDIANEIPVHLQRIQYVAFATFLGLALCLFWNLIAITTAWIKGGGVKVWFLAVIYFISGVPGAYVLWYRPLYRAFRTESAMKFSWFFLFYLVHIAFCIVAAVAPPIFFKGKSFTGILSAIDVIDATALVGIFYFIGFGLFCIETVLSIWVIQQVYMYFRGSGKAAEVKREAARGAMRAAL, from the exons ATGGCCGGCCGCTACGACAACCCTTTCGAGGAGGAGGAAGTTAACCCCTTCTCT CAGGATCCAGCAGTGAGGACCAAAACTTCCTCAAAATATGGAGGCGGTTCGTTGTACACATCG AGTGCTGCTAGCGCACCCCCTGCGTCAAACTCGAGGCTTTCACCGCTCCCTCCTGAACCTGCAGACTTTTATGACCGTAATGCTACAGTCGATATTCCCCTTGATACATCCGGATCAAATTATCAG GATTTGAAGCGGAAAGAGAAAGAGCTCCAAGCTAAGGAGGCTGACTTGAAGAGGAGGGAACAG GAAGTTAGACGGAGAGAAGAAGCTGCAGCTCGAG CTGGAATAGTCCTCGAGGAGAAAAATTGGCCACCTTTCTTTCCCATTATCCATCACGACATTGCAAATGAAATACCGGTTCATCTTCAGAGGATACAATATGTCGCATTTGCAACGTTTTTAG GACTGGCTCTATGCCTATTTTGGAACTTAATAGCCATTACTACAGCATGGATCAAGGGAGGAG GTGTGAAAGTCTGGTTCCTTGCAGTCATCTACTTTATTTCAGGGGTTCCAGGTGCTTATGTGTTGTGGTACCGCCCACTTTACCGAGCTTTCag GACTGAGAGCGCAATGAAGTTTAGTTGGTTTTTCCTGTTTTATCTC GTTCACATCGCTTTTTGCATTGTTGCTGCCGTTGCTCCTCCGATATTCTTCAAGGGAAAATCTTTTAC GGGCATACTATCAGCAATTGATGTCATCGATGCAACCGCTTTGGTTGGG ATATTCTACTTTATTGGCTTTGGACTGTTCTGCATCGAAACTGTACTCAGCATCTGGGTTATTCAG CAAGTCTATATGTACTTCAGGGGAAGCGGAAAAGCTGCTGAGGTGAAACGCGAGGCTGCAAGGGGAGCAATGAGAGCTGCACTGTGA
- the LOC116204949 gene encoding uncharacterized protein LOC116204949 isoform X1 has protein sequence MKSLKSWKMNLKKKNPFRDGGKCGLKMKPFPCMGILCIGMLFIVYRTMIHQYHETQMDDRMYEKMYPFDVSAEIHLLPWKLRNLPRGIVQAASDLELRPLWSHSNSKSKVGASSAKIEYPTGHYLLAMPVGIKQKHNVDAVVQKFLPENFTVILFHYDGKVNEWNDLEWSGQALHIVAQNQTKWWFAKRFLHPNVVSLYDYIFLWDEDLGVKHFHPANYLKIVKSAGLEISQPALDPNSTDIHHRITIRSRTKKFHRRVWDARGSVKCTNTSWGPPCTGFVEGMAPVFSRAAWFCTWHLLQNDLVHGWGMDMKLGYCAQGDRTKKVGVVDSEYIVHQGIQTLGGGGHPGKKASYSEEQSKRHSSSVDVRAEIRRQSTRELDVFKKRWNKAVEEDKDWSDPFTKDSVVPGDEYMRRRKAKRRRKHRA, from the exons ATGAAGTCCTTAAAATCATGGAAGatgaatttgaagaagaagaatccaTTTCGTGATGGG GGAAAATGTGGACTCAAGATGAAGCCATTCCCATGTATGGGGATACTATGCATAGGAATGTTGTTTATTGTGTACAGAACGATGATACATCAATATCACGAAACCCAG ATGGATGACAGGATGTACGAGAAGATGTACCCGTTTGATGTGTCCGCG GAAATTCACCTTTTGCCTTGGAAATTGAGGAATTTGCCTCGTGGTATTGTACAAGCTGCGTCTGACTTGGAGTTGAGGCCTCTATGGTCCCATAGCAATTCAAAGTCAAAG gTTGGTGCTTCCAGTGCAAAGATTGAATATCCCACTGGCCATTACTTACTGGCCATGCCTGTTGGGATTAAGCAAAAGCACAATGTTGATGCAGTTGTGCAAAAG TTTCTTCCAGAGAACTTTACGGTCATCCTGTTCCATTATGATGGCAAAGTGAACGAGTGGAACGATTTGGAATGGAGTGGGCAGGCATTACATATTGTTGCTCAGAACCAAACAAAATG GTGGTTTGCGAAACGATTTCTGCACCCAAATGTTGTTTCCTTGTATGACTACATATTCCTTTGGGACGAAGATTTGGGAGTCAAGCACTTTCATCCAGCAAA TTACCTGAAGATTGTGAAATCTGCAGGACTGGAGATATCTCAGCCCGCTTTAGACCCGAACTCAACTGATATACATCACAGGATAACAATACGTTCAAGAACGAAGAAGTTCCATAG AAGGGTCTGGGATGCGAGAGGCAGTGTGAAGTGTACGAACACTAGTTGGGGCCCACCATGCACTGG ATTTGTGGAAGGCATGGCCCCAGTTTTCTCGAGAGCTGCTTGGTTTTGTACTTGGCATCTATTACAG AATGATTTAGTTCACGGTTGGGGAATGGACATGAAACTTGGGTACTGTGCACAG GGTGACCGAACAAAGAAGGTTGGGGTTGTCGATAGCGAGTACATAGTTCATCAGGGTATACAAACTCTTGGTGGAGGCGGCCATCCTGGGAAAAAG GCTTCATATTCTGAAGAACAATCGAAG AGGCACAGTTCTTCTGTTGATGTCCGAGCAGAG ATCCGGAGGCAGTCAACGCGGGAGCTAGATGTCTTCAAGAAGAGGTGGAACAAAGCGGTGGAAGAAGACAAGGACTGGTCTGACCCTTTTACGAAGGACTCGGTCGTCCCTGGAGACGAATACATGAGGCGGAGGAAAGCCAAGCGCCGCCGTAAGCATCGGGCATGA
- the LOC116204950 gene encoding secretory carrier-associated membrane protein 3-like, producing the protein MAGHRYDNPYEEDYVNPFSGGHHARPASHSRPVPLPPEPADFYDHGGAIDIPLDPVESKYQELKRKEKELQAKEAELSRREKEVRLLEEAAARAGIVLEVRNWPPFCPIIHHDIAKDIPIHLQRLQYAAFATYLGLILCLFWNVLAVTAAWFKGGDVKIWFLAIIYFILGVPGAYLLWYRPLYRAFRKDGALNYGRFFLFYILHVGYCIFAAVAPPIIFKGKSLTGIFPAMNIIDKKPLIGIFYFIGFGLYCAESVLSIWVIQQVYMYFRGSGKAAERKLEAALAERAGR; encoded by the exons ATGGCCGGCCACCGCTACGATAATCCTTACGAGGAAGACTATGTTAACCCCTTCTCC GGCGGTCATCATGCACGACCTGCTTCACACTCGAGGCCTGTACCGCTTCCTCCCGAACCAGCAGACTTCTATGACCATGGTGGTGCAATTGATATTCCCCTCGATCCAGTTGAATCAAAATATCAG GAGTTGAAGCGGAAAGAGAAAGAGCTCCAAGCTAAGGAGGCTGAGCTGAGCAGGAGGGAAAAG GAAGTTCGACTTCTAGAAGAAGCTGCAGCTCGAG CCGGAATTGTCCTTGAAGTGAGAAATTGGCCTCCGTTCTGTCCCATTATCCATCACGACATTGCAAAGGATATACCAATTCATCTTCAGAGGTTACAGTATGCTGCATTTGCAACGTATTTAG GATTGATTCTATGCTTATTTTGGAATGTACTAGCTGTTACTGCAGCATGGTTCAAGGGAGGAG ACGTGAAAATCTGGTTCCTTGCAATTATCTACTTCATTTTAGGAGTTCCGGGAGCTTACCTGTTGTGGTATCGCCCGCTTTACAGAGCTTTTAG GAAAGATGGTGCCCTGAACTACGGTCGGTTCTTCCTGTTTTATATC CTTCACGTTGGATATTGCATCTTTGCTGCTGTCGCTCCTCCGATCATCTTCAAGGGAAAATCTCTCAC GGGCATATTTCCAGCAATGAATATCATTGACAAAAAACCTTTGATTGGG ATCTTCTACTTCATCGGGTTTGGACTATACTGTGCCGAATCAGTACTCAGCATCTGGGTTATTCAG CAAGTTTACATGTACTTCAGGGGAAGTGGAAAAGCTGCCGAAAGGAAGCTCGAGGCTGCATTAGCTGAAAGAGCTGGACGCTGA
- the LOC116203691 gene encoding glycine-rich protein 2-like: MKKKATPSYLLSFFFIISLLLISTLPSLTRARPGSSSPGSSKAKKPSKGSGTGGGTDNNNGGFFGPGDGIGIPGFGSGWAGGYGGGYGGPGGGYSKGGIVRPTVVCKEKGPCYKKKLTCPAKCFTSYSRSGKGYGGGGGGGGCTMDCKNKCIAYC; this comes from the coding sequence atgaagaaaaaggcCACTCCCTCTTACTtactctccttcttcttcatcatatccCTCCTCCTCATCTCAACCCTCCCTTCCCTCACGCGGGCCCGACCCGGCTCTTCGTCACCCGGATCCTccaaggccaagaagcccagCAAGGGTAGCGGGACCGGAGGGGGGACTGACAACAATAACGGTGGGTTCTTCGGTCCGGGAGACGGGATCGGCATCCCGGGGTTCGGGAGCGGTTGGGCTGGCGGATACGGAGGTGGTTACGGTGGCCCAGGCGGCGGTTACTCCAAGGGCGGGATCGTGAGGCCGACGGTGGTGTGCAAGGAGAAGGGCCCGTGCTACAAGAAGAAGCTGACCTGCCCCGCTAAGTGCTTCACTTCATACAGCCGTTCCGGCAAGGGCTACGGCGGAGGCGGGGGCGGGGGTGGTTGCACCATGGACTGCAAGAACAAGTGTATTGCTTATTGTTAA
- the LOC116203689 gene encoding secretory carrier-associated membrane protein 3-like isoform X2, translating to MAGRYDNPFEEEEVNPFSDPAVRTKTSSKYGGGSLYTSSAASAPPASNSRLSPLPPEPADFYDRNATVDIPLDTSGSNYQDLKRKEKELQAKEADLKRREQEVRRREEAAARAGIVLEEKNWPPFFPIIHHDIANEIPVHLQRIQYVAFATFLGLALCLFWNLIAITTAWIKGGGVKVWFLAVIYFISGVPGAYVLWYRPLYRAFRTESAMKFSWFFLFYLVHIAFCIVAAVAPPIFFKGKSFTGILSAIDVIDATALVGIFYFIGFGLFCIETVLSIWVIQQVYMYFRGSGKAAEVKREAARGAMRAAL from the exons ATGGCCGGCCGCTACGACAACCCTTTCGAGGAGGAGGAAGTTAACCCCTTCTCT GATCCAGCAGTGAGGACCAAAACTTCCTCAAAATATGGAGGCGGTTCGTTGTACACATCG AGTGCTGCTAGCGCACCCCCTGCGTCAAACTCGAGGCTTTCACCGCTCCCTCCTGAACCTGCAGACTTTTATGACCGTAATGCTACAGTCGATATTCCCCTTGATACATCCGGATCAAATTATCAG GATTTGAAGCGGAAAGAGAAAGAGCTCCAAGCTAAGGAGGCTGACTTGAAGAGGAGGGAACAG GAAGTTAGACGGAGAGAAGAAGCTGCAGCTCGAG CTGGAATAGTCCTCGAGGAGAAAAATTGGCCACCTTTCTTTCCCATTATCCATCACGACATTGCAAATGAAATACCGGTTCATCTTCAGAGGATACAATATGTCGCATTTGCAACGTTTTTAG GACTGGCTCTATGCCTATTTTGGAACTTAATAGCCATTACTACAGCATGGATCAAGGGAGGAG GTGTGAAAGTCTGGTTCCTTGCAGTCATCTACTTTATTTCAGGGGTTCCAGGTGCTTATGTGTTGTGGTACCGCCCACTTTACCGAGCTTTCag GACTGAGAGCGCAATGAAGTTTAGTTGGTTTTTCCTGTTTTATCTC GTTCACATCGCTTTTTGCATTGTTGCTGCCGTTGCTCCTCCGATATTCTTCAAGGGAAAATCTTTTAC GGGCATACTATCAGCAATTGATGTCATCGATGCAACCGCTTTGGTTGGG ATATTCTACTTTATTGGCTTTGGACTGTTCTGCATCGAAACTGTACTCAGCATCTGGGTTATTCAG CAAGTCTATATGTACTTCAGGGGAAGCGGAAAAGCTGCTGAGGTGAAACGCGAGGCTGCAAGGGGAGCAATGAGAGCTGCACTGTGA
- the LOC116204949 gene encoding uncharacterized protein LOC116204949 isoform X2, giving the protein MKSLKSWKMNLKKKNPFRDGGKCGLKMKPFPCMGILCIGMLFIVYRTMIHQYHETQMDDRMYEKMYPFDVSAEIHLLPWKLRNLPRGIVQAASDLELRPLWSHSNSKSKVGASSAKIEYPTGHYLLAMPVGIKQKHNVDAVVQKFLPENFTVILFHYDGKVNEWNDLEWSGQALHIVAQNQTKCYLKIVKSAGLEISQPALDPNSTDIHHRITIRSRTKKFHRRVWDARGSVKCTNTSWGPPCTGFVEGMAPVFSRAAWFCTWHLLQNDLVHGWGMDMKLGYCAQGDRTKKVGVVDSEYIVHQGIQTLGGGGHPGKKASYSEEQSKRHSSSVDVRAEIRRQSTRELDVFKKRWNKAVEEDKDWSDPFTKDSVVPGDEYMRRRKAKRRRKHRA; this is encoded by the exons ATGAAGTCCTTAAAATCATGGAAGatgaatttgaagaagaagaatccaTTTCGTGATGGG GGAAAATGTGGACTCAAGATGAAGCCATTCCCATGTATGGGGATACTATGCATAGGAATGTTGTTTATTGTGTACAGAACGATGATACATCAATATCACGAAACCCAG ATGGATGACAGGATGTACGAGAAGATGTACCCGTTTGATGTGTCCGCG GAAATTCACCTTTTGCCTTGGAAATTGAGGAATTTGCCTCGTGGTATTGTACAAGCTGCGTCTGACTTGGAGTTGAGGCCTCTATGGTCCCATAGCAATTCAAAGTCAAAG gTTGGTGCTTCCAGTGCAAAGATTGAATATCCCACTGGCCATTACTTACTGGCCATGCCTGTTGGGATTAAGCAAAAGCACAATGTTGATGCAGTTGTGCAAAAG TTTCTTCCAGAGAACTTTACGGTCATCCTGTTCCATTATGATGGCAAAGTGAACGAGTGGAACGATTTGGAATGGAGTGGGCAGGCATTACATATTGTTGCTCAGAACCAAACAAAATG TTACCTGAAGATTGTGAAATCTGCAGGACTGGAGATATCTCAGCCCGCTTTAGACCCGAACTCAACTGATATACATCACAGGATAACAATACGTTCAAGAACGAAGAAGTTCCATAG AAGGGTCTGGGATGCGAGAGGCAGTGTGAAGTGTACGAACACTAGTTGGGGCCCACCATGCACTGG ATTTGTGGAAGGCATGGCCCCAGTTTTCTCGAGAGCTGCTTGGTTTTGTACTTGGCATCTATTACAG AATGATTTAGTTCACGGTTGGGGAATGGACATGAAACTTGGGTACTGTGCACAG GGTGACCGAACAAAGAAGGTTGGGGTTGTCGATAGCGAGTACATAGTTCATCAGGGTATACAAACTCTTGGTGGAGGCGGCCATCCTGGGAAAAAG GCTTCATATTCTGAAGAACAATCGAAG AGGCACAGTTCTTCTGTTGATGTCCGAGCAGAG ATCCGGAGGCAGTCAACGCGGGAGCTAGATGTCTTCAAGAAGAGGTGGAACAAAGCGGTGGAAGAAGACAAGGACTGGTCTGACCCTTTTACGAAGGACTCGGTCGTCCCTGGAGACGAATACATGAGGCGGAGGAAAGCCAAGCGCCGCCGTAAGCATCGGGCATGA
- the LOC116203689 gene encoding secretory carrier-associated membrane protein 1-like isoform X3 translates to MAGRYDNPFEEEEVNPFSQDPAVRTKTSSKYGGGSLYTSSAASAPPASNSRLSPLPPEPADFYDRNATVDIPLDTSGSNYQDLKRKEKELQAKEADLKRREQEVRRREEAAARAGIVLEEKNWPPFFPIIHHDIANEIPVHLQRIQYVAFATFLGLALCLFWNLIAITTAWIKGGGVKVWFLAVIYFISGVPGAYVLWYRPLYRAFRFTSLFALLLPLLLRYSSRENLLRAYYQQLMSSMQPLWLGYSTLLALDCSASKLYSASGLFSKSICTSGEAEKLLR, encoded by the exons ATGGCCGGCCGCTACGACAACCCTTTCGAGGAGGAGGAAGTTAACCCCTTCTCT CAGGATCCAGCAGTGAGGACCAAAACTTCCTCAAAATATGGAGGCGGTTCGTTGTACACATCG AGTGCTGCTAGCGCACCCCCTGCGTCAAACTCGAGGCTTTCACCGCTCCCTCCTGAACCTGCAGACTTTTATGACCGTAATGCTACAGTCGATATTCCCCTTGATACATCCGGATCAAATTATCAG GATTTGAAGCGGAAAGAGAAAGAGCTCCAAGCTAAGGAGGCTGACTTGAAGAGGAGGGAACAG GAAGTTAGACGGAGAGAAGAAGCTGCAGCTCGAG CTGGAATAGTCCTCGAGGAGAAAAATTGGCCACCTTTCTTTCCCATTATCCATCACGACATTGCAAATGAAATACCGGTTCATCTTCAGAGGATACAATATGTCGCATTTGCAACGTTTTTAG GACTGGCTCTATGCCTATTTTGGAACTTAATAGCCATTACTACAGCATGGATCAAGGGAGGAG GTGTGAAAGTCTGGTTCCTTGCAGTCATCTACTTTATTTCAGGGGTTCCAGGTGCTTATGTGTTGTGGTACCGCCCACTTTACCGAGCTTTCag GTTCACATCGCTTTTTGCATTGTTGCTGCCGTTGCTCCTCCGATATTCTTCAAGGGAAAATCTTTTAC GGGCATACTATCAGCAATTGATGTCATCGATGCAACCGCTTTGGTTGGG ATATTCTACTTTATTGGCTTTGGACTGTTCTGCATCGAAACTGTACTCAGCATCTGGGTTATTCAG CAAGTCTATATGTACTTCAGGGGAAGCGGAAAAGCTGCTGAGGTGA